The Variovorax paradoxus B4 genome includes a region encoding these proteins:
- a CDS encoding ABC transporter permease: MMLGALRRDPAWLTLALMALGLLGIFLLWPLVGMLGKSLVEPDGSLGLGGYLRFFSEAAYRDVFFNTLILGFAVTITSMAVGGSLALVVARCKFPFVGLVTALPLITLVVPDVVVAAAWVLILGKQGWVNALLAPLGVELPSLYSWWGLVYVMTLNNYVFAFVAVLVGLKSMDRNLEEAALSLGRPAGRVLVGVTLPLLMPSIFAGALVVFTHVIGSFGVPAILGARTPVLAVKAYNEFVSEMGGNPQMQTTMASVLVFLGAGLLLIQKFVVERRQFQMESGRSPIALTVHGWRSIMASAAVLGVVALSLLPAAVVVVTAFTPSVGPVLRYGGFTLAHLQHALVRAPEPLYNSLFLASVATACGVLFSIASAYLIVKRKSALTHVLDVLVMLPLTIAGTVLGIALINAFNSGWLVLTGSWLVMALAYFLRRMPTSVRAAMGPLHNLKDSIEEASMSLGVSPLRSFFRVVLPVIGPSAVAAAVLMWVTTLSELSATVVLYFGGMNTMPIEIFQQIDSGRMALACAYSLVLLATIFIPLALARWIFRLKVGTIE, translated from the coding sequence ATGATGCTGGGCGCACTTCGACGCGACCCCGCATGGCTCACGCTGGCGTTGATGGCGCTGGGTCTCCTGGGCATCTTCCTCCTCTGGCCGCTGGTGGGCATGCTGGGCAAGTCGTTGGTCGAACCCGACGGAAGCCTCGGCCTGGGCGGCTACCTGCGCTTCTTCTCGGAGGCTGCCTACCGGGATGTCTTCTTCAACACCCTCATCCTCGGCTTCGCTGTCACCATCACGTCGATGGCGGTGGGCGGCAGCCTGGCGCTGGTCGTGGCGCGATGCAAGTTCCCGTTCGTCGGCCTGGTCACTGCGCTGCCCTTGATCACCCTGGTCGTTCCGGATGTGGTGGTGGCTGCCGCCTGGGTCCTCATCCTGGGCAAGCAAGGCTGGGTGAATGCGCTGCTCGCCCCCTTGGGGGTCGAGCTGCCCTCGCTCTATTCGTGGTGGGGGCTGGTCTATGTGATGACGCTCAACAACTACGTGTTCGCCTTCGTGGCGGTGCTGGTGGGGTTGAAGTCGATGGACCGCAACCTCGAGGAAGCAGCGCTGAGCCTGGGCCGCCCGGCGGGTCGGGTGCTGGTGGGCGTGACGTTGCCGCTGCTCATGCCTTCCATCTTCGCCGGCGCCCTGGTGGTTTTCACCCATGTCATCGGGAGCTTCGGCGTGCCGGCCATCCTGGGCGCACGCACGCCGGTTCTGGCGGTCAAGGCCTACAACGAATTCGTCAGTGAGATGGGCGGCAATCCCCAGATGCAGACGACCATGGCCTCGGTGCTGGTGTTCCTGGGCGCTGGCCTGCTGCTGATACAGAAGTTCGTGGTCGAGCGACGCCAGTTCCAGATGGAGTCCGGGCGCAGCCCGATAGCGCTCACCGTTCACGGATGGCGCTCGATCATGGCGAGCGCTGCGGTGCTGGGCGTGGTGGCGCTGTCGCTGCTGCCGGCCGCGGTGGTCGTCGTGACCGCATTCACTCCTTCGGTCGGACCGGTGCTGAGGTACGGGGGATTCACCCTGGCGCACCTGCAGCACGCCCTGGTCCGAGCCCCAGAGCCCCTGTACAACTCGCTGTTCCTGGCGTCGGTCGCCACGGCATGCGGCGTGCTGTTCTCCATCGCGTCGGCATACCTGATCGTCAAGCGTAAATCGGCACTCACGCACGTGCTGGACGTCCTGGTCATGCTGCCGCTGACGATCGCCGGCACGGTCCTGGGCATCGCGCTGATCAACGCGTTCAACAGTGGCTGGCTGGTACTCACCGGCAGCTGGCTGGTGATGGCCCTGGCGTACTTCCTGCGCCGCATGCCCACCAGCGTGCGCGCTGCCATGGGACCGCTCCACAACCTGAAGGACTCGATCGAGGAAGCGTCGATGAGCCTCGGCGTGAGCCCGCTGCGCAGCTTCTTCCGCGTCGTGTTGCCCGTGATCGGCCCGTCGGCGGTTGCTGCGGCCGTTCTGATGTGGGTGACCACCCTGTCGGAACTCTCGGCCACGGTGGTGCTGTATTTCGGCGGCATGAACACCATGCCGATCGAGATCTTCCAGCAGATCGACAGCGGGCGCATGGCCCTGGCCTGCGCCTACAGCCTGGTGCTGCTGGCAACCATTTTCATCCCCCTGGCGCTGGCGCGCTGGATCTTCAGGCTCAAGGTTGGAACCATCGAATGA
- a CDS encoding phosphonopyruvate hydrolase: MTKNKTLRNALESGKLLTAMAAHNPLAAKLAEEAGFGGIWGSGFELSASYAVPDANILSMGTHLEMMRAIASVVSIPLIADIDTGFGNAVNVHYVVPQYEAAGASAIVMEDKTFPKDTSLRTEGRQELVRAEEFQGKIAAACAARKDRDFVVVARVEALIAGLGQDEAIRRGLAYAEAGADAILIHSKQKTPDEILNFVTAWPAKVPLVLVPTAYPQLSEADIEGLRKVGVVIYGNHAIRAAVGAMRKVFRQIRAEGGIRAVDPLLPSVKDIIELQGDASMRAVESSFLR; this comes from the coding sequence ATGACCAAGAACAAGACACTTCGGAATGCGCTCGAGAGCGGCAAGCTGTTGACAGCGATGGCCGCCCACAACCCCCTGGCCGCGAAACTGGCGGAAGAAGCCGGCTTCGGCGGCATCTGGGGCAGCGGCTTCGAGCTTTCGGCCAGCTATGCGGTGCCGGATGCCAACATCCTCTCGATGGGAACGCACCTCGAGATGATGCGTGCGATCGCCAGCGTCGTCTCGATTCCACTCATCGCGGACATCGACACCGGTTTCGGCAACGCCGTGAACGTCCACTACGTCGTCCCGCAATACGAGGCGGCGGGTGCGTCGGCCATCGTCATGGAGGACAAGACATTTCCCAAGGACACGAGCCTGCGCACGGAGGGTCGCCAGGAGCTGGTCCGCGCTGAAGAGTTCCAGGGAAAGATCGCCGCAGCCTGCGCTGCCCGCAAGGACCGCGATTTCGTGGTGGTCGCGAGGGTGGAGGCGTTGATCGCCGGACTCGGACAGGACGAGGCAATCAGGCGAGGCCTGGCCTACGCAGAGGCCGGCGCCGACGCCATCCTCATCCACTCCAAGCAGAAGACACCGGACGAGATCCTAAATTTCGTCACCGCCTGGCCTGCAAAGGTGCCACTGGTCCTGGTCCCGACCGCCTATCCTCAGTTGTCCGAGGCCGACATCGAGGGCCTTCGAAAAGTCGGCGTCGTGATCTACGGCAATCATGCGATCCGCGCTGCGGTCGGTGCGATGCGCAAGGTGTTTCGTCAGATCCGAGCAGAGGGCGGAATCCGGGCCGTGGACCCGCTCCTTCCATCAGTGAAAGACATCATCGAGCTGCAGGGCGATGCATCGATGCGGGCAGTCGAGTCGAGCTTCTTAAGGTGA
- a CDS encoding pyridoxal phosphate-dependent aminotransferase produces the protein MTTTTDKTPPLFLADRVLGAKPSATKEMTRLANQLKREGRSIITLSQGEPDFPTPEHVREAGKAAIDRNESRYTDVAGTFALREAVVRKFERDNGLHFTPEQIQVGCGAKQLLYNALQATVNAGDEVVVPTPAWVSYPEMVLLAGGKPVIVRCGASTAFKLTPEQLEAAITPRTKWLMLNSPSNPSGAVYSHAELAALAEVLRRHPQVWIMADDIYEKIRYDDTAFATPAAVAPDLASRTLTINGVSKSYAMTGWRVGFGAGPLELIKAMNLVQSQSTSHTSSISQAASIAALNGPMDFLPQFVEAFRRRRDMVVGKLNTIDGVTCDLPPGAFYAFPGCQGLLGRRDAANNLITTDSELALYFLREAGVAIVPGSAFELPGHFRVSYAASDEDLAEAMSRIAAACAQLR, from the coding sequence ATGACAACGACGACAGACAAGACCCCCCCTCTCTTCCTGGCCGACCGCGTGCTGGGTGCCAAGCCCTCGGCGACCAAGGAAATGACCCGCCTGGCCAACCAGCTCAAGCGCGAGGGTCGCAGCATCATCACGCTGAGCCAGGGCGAGCCCGACTTTCCGACACCCGAACATGTGCGCGAGGCCGGCAAAGCGGCCATCGACCGCAACGAGTCGCGCTACACCGACGTTGCGGGCACGTTCGCGCTGCGCGAAGCCGTGGTCAGGAAATTCGAGCGCGACAACGGCCTTCACTTCACGCCGGAACAGATCCAGGTGGGGTGTGGTGCCAAGCAGTTGCTCTACAACGCCCTGCAGGCCACGGTCAATGCCGGCGACGAAGTCGTGGTGCCCACTCCCGCCTGGGTCTCCTACCCCGAAATGGTGCTGCTCGCAGGCGGCAAGCCAGTCATCGTGCGCTGCGGGGCGTCCACGGCCTTCAAGCTCACGCCCGAGCAGCTGGAAGCAGCCATCACGCCGCGCACCAAGTGGCTGATGCTCAACTCGCCCTCGAACCCCAGCGGAGCCGTGTACTCGCATGCCGAACTGGCCGCCCTGGCGGAGGTACTGCGCCGGCATCCGCAGGTCTGGATCATGGCCGACGACATCTACGAGAAGATCCGGTACGACGACACTGCGTTCGCCACCCCCGCTGCGGTCGCACCTGACCTTGCCTCGCGCACGCTGACCATCAACGGCGTGTCCAAGTCGTACGCGATGACGGGCTGGCGGGTCGGCTTCGGGGCGGGCCCGCTCGAGCTCATCAAGGCGATGAACCTGGTGCAGTCGCAGTCCACCTCGCACACCAGTTCCATCAGCCAGGCGGCATCGATTGCCGCGCTCAACGGCCCGATGGATTTCCTGCCGCAGTTCGTCGAGGCCTTCCGCCGGCGCCGGGACATGGTGGTCGGAAAGCTCAACACGATCGACGGCGTCACCTGCGACCTCCCGCCAGGCGCGTTCTACGCGTTCCCGGGCTGCCAGGGCCTCCTCGGGCGTCGGGACGCCGCCAACAACCTGATCACCACGGACAGCGAGCTGGCCCTCTACTTCCTGCGCGAGGCCGGCGTCGCCATCGTACCGGGCTCCGCGTTCGAGTTGCCCGGCCACTTCCGGGTGTCGTATGCCGCCTCGGACGAAGACCTTGCCGAGGCCATGAGCCGGATTGCAGCGGCGTGCGCGCAGCTGCGCTGA